The proteins below come from a single Parazoarcus communis genomic window:
- a CDS encoding XrtA system polysaccharide deacetylase, producing the protein MSENSRTASEKAIVNALTIDVEDYFQVSALAPHFPRKNWDAVPCRVERNVDLILDLLDQRGAKATFFTLGWVAERYPQLVRRIAEGGHEVASHGYSHERASAMTPKAFLADIALAKAVLEDIAGKKVTGYRAPSFSIGMQNLWAHDTIAEAGYVYSSSVYPVKHDHYGIPDAPRFPYLLASGLMEVPVTTMRLLGRNWPAGGGGYFRLLPYAVSRWQIARVNRDDKRPAIFYFHPWEVDPEQPRVAEASAKTRFRHYVNLSRTENRLKRLLGDFNWGRADEVFRNAA; encoded by the coding sequence ATGAGCGAGAATTCACGCACCGCTTCGGAAAAGGCCATTGTCAATGCGCTGACCATCGACGTTGAGGACTACTTTCAGGTTTCGGCGCTGGCGCCGCATTTCCCGCGCAAAAACTGGGACGCGGTGCCCTGTCGTGTAGAGCGGAACGTCGACCTGATTCTTGATCTGCTCGATCAGCGTGGTGCGAAGGCCACCTTCTTTACCCTGGGTTGGGTCGCAGAGCGCTACCCCCAGTTGGTGCGGCGTATTGCCGAGGGGGGGCATGAGGTTGCAAGCCATGGTTACAGCCATGAGCGCGCCAGTGCAATGACGCCAAAGGCCTTTCTTGCGGATATCGCGCTTGCCAAGGCCGTGCTGGAAGACATTGCCGGAAAAAAGGTTACCGGTTATCGCGCGCCCAGTTTCTCGATTGGCATGCAGAATCTCTGGGCGCATGACACGATCGCGGAGGCCGGCTACGTCTATAGCTCCAGTGTGTACCCGGTCAAGCACGATCACTACGGGATCCCGGATGCACCGCGCTTCCCGTATCTGCTTGCGTCAGGCCTGATGGAAGTTCCGGTTACGACGATGCGCTTACTGGGTCGCAACTGGCCCGCCGGCGGCGGCGGTTATTTCCGTCTTTTGCCCTACGCGGTATCGCGCTGGCAGATTGCGCGCGTAAATCGTGATGACAAGCGCCCTGCGATTTTCTATTTTCATCCATGGGAAGTTGATCCAGAGCAGCCGCGGGTGGCCGAAGCATCAGCAAAAACGAGGTTCCGACACTACGTAAACCTTTCGCGAACCGAAAACCGTCTCAAGCGACTGCTGGGCGACTTCAACTGGGGACGGGCGGACGAGGTTTTCCGCAATGCCGCCTGA
- a CDS encoding FemAB family XrtA/PEP-CTERM system-associated protein, translating to MDRLAITVKTLAPEDAPRWDAFVRACPQATFFHLSAWQQITEQIFRHRSFFLYAERAGEIVGVLPLAEVKSRLFGHALTSLPFCVYGGVAASADSEAEALAALEAEADALARKLGVQHLEYRNLNPRHPDWPHQELYVTFRKAILPEVEDNMLAIPRKQRAMVRKGIKNGLVSHVDTDVERFFAVYADNVLRHGTPALPRRFFQCLKNTFGDDCEVLTVTDGSGKVLSSVLSFYFRDEVLPYYAGDALAARDVAANDFKYWELMRRACERGYKVFDYGRSKVGTGPYSFKKNWGFEPQPLSYEYQLYKRDSVPQNNPMNPKYRLFIAMWKRLPVGVANAIGPHIVRNLG from the coding sequence GTGGACAGGCTAGCCATCACCGTCAAAACGCTTGCACCGGAAGATGCGCCGCGCTGGGACGCCTTCGTGCGGGCCTGCCCGCAGGCGACGTTCTTTCATCTGTCGGCGTGGCAGCAGATTACCGAGCAGATCTTCAGGCACCGCAGTTTTTTCCTTTACGCGGAGCGCGCTGGGGAAATCGTGGGCGTGTTGCCGCTCGCAGAGGTCAAGAGCAGGCTCTTCGGCCATGCACTCACCTCGCTCCCATTTTGCGTCTATGGTGGCGTGGCTGCCAGCGCGGATTCGGAGGCCGAGGCGCTTGCCGCACTCGAAGCCGAGGCAGATGCGCTGGCCCGCAAGCTTGGCGTGCAACATCTTGAATACCGTAACCTGAACCCGAGGCACCCCGACTGGCCGCACCAGGAGTTGTACGTCACCTTCCGCAAGGCCATCCTGCCCGAGGTCGAGGACAACATGCTCGCGATCCCGCGCAAACAGCGGGCGATGGTGCGCAAGGGCATCAAGAACGGTCTGGTCAGTCATGTAGACACGGACGTTGAGCGCTTTTTTGCTGTCTATGCTGACAACGTGCTAAGGCACGGTACGCCGGCACTGCCCAGGCGCTTCTTTCAGTGCCTGAAGAACACTTTCGGTGACGATTGCGAAGTCCTGACCGTCACCGACGGGTCCGGCAAGGTGCTGTCGAGCGTGCTCAGCTTCTACTTCCGCGATGAGGTCTTGCCCTACTACGCGGGAGACGCCCTTGCCGCGCGCGACGTCGCCGCCAATGATTTCAAATACTGGGAGCTCATGCGGCGGGCCTGTGAGCGTGGGTACAAGGTTTTCGACTATGGCCGCAGCAAGGTGGGTACAGGCCCCTACAGCTTCAAGAAAAACTGGGGTTTCGAGCCGCAGCCCCTATCTTACGAATACCAGTTGTACAAGCGCGACAGCGTGCCGCAGAACAACCCGATGAATCCAAAGTATCGGCTTTTCATCGCCATGTGGAAGCGTCTGCCGGTTGGCGTAGCGAATGCGATCGGGCCGCATATTGTGCGCAATCTGGGATGA
- the xrtA gene encoding exosortase A, whose translation MNIATSFMKDRAAFVRVALTLAVVFTWCVAWYFPTAVEIASIWWRSETYAHGLIVLPVFVWLVWGKRDRVGSLTPQAIPLLAAPAALAGFLWLLGKLVSVAAAAHAGFVLMLVIGMVAALGWQLSRVLLFPLAFLLFGIPIGDFLLPTLMDFTAEFTVWALRLSGVPVYQEGLHFVVPNGRWSVVEACSGIRYLIASLMVGSLYAYLNYTKLRKRLLFMLVAILVPIVANWIRAYMIVMLGYLSNNELAAGVDHLIYGWVFFGVVIMMMFWIGQRWSDPESLTKRGEGAASPKMPAYWLRLLPVAAVIAITSLVGARVDAPSDQIEVSYALPAPLDGWVEGDLSTLAYRPHYSGFRAQKESAYRDAEGGMVMLYSALFADQREGAEMVAWGNGLVSPGNNRLNVISMRGLITPFGVLNNAQIIGEGERVLVAHWYIVNDKVVTRDWELKLRLAGDRLLGRPDATMVFVLATPASDEEEGVRRLRAFVSTYGESLKRVFANVETKVADGR comes from the coding sequence GTGAATATTGCCACCTCCTTCATGAAGGATCGCGCCGCTTTTGTCCGCGTTGCGTTGACCTTGGCAGTGGTCTTTACTTGGTGTGTGGCTTGGTATTTTCCGACAGCGGTCGAAATTGCTTCGATCTGGTGGCGTTCCGAGACCTATGCCCACGGCCTGATCGTGCTCCCCGTGTTTGTCTGGCTGGTGTGGGGCAAGCGCGACAGAGTTGGTAGCCTCACTCCTCAGGCAATACCATTGCTCGCTGCACCAGCTGCGCTTGCCGGCTTCTTGTGGCTGCTTGGGAAGTTGGTGTCGGTGGCCGCCGCCGCTCATGCCGGCTTCGTTCTTATGCTTGTCATCGGAATGGTCGCCGCGCTGGGATGGCAGTTGTCACGTGTGCTCCTGTTTCCGCTCGCTTTTCTGTTGTTCGGCATTCCCATCGGGGATTTCCTTTTGCCGACACTCATGGACTTTACCGCCGAATTTACCGTGTGGGCGCTTCGGCTGAGTGGTGTTCCGGTGTATCAGGAAGGCTTGCACTTTGTTGTGCCGAACGGCCGATGGTCGGTGGTTGAGGCGTGCAGCGGCATCCGTTACCTGATCGCTTCTCTCATGGTCGGCTCTCTCTACGCTTATCTGAATTACACCAAGCTGCGCAAGCGGCTGTTATTCATGCTGGTGGCAATACTGGTGCCTATTGTTGCGAACTGGATTCGCGCCTACATGATTGTCATGCTGGGCTATCTCTCCAACAACGAGCTTGCTGCGGGCGTTGATCATCTGATCTATGGGTGGGTGTTCTTTGGCGTTGTAATTATGATGATGTTCTGGATAGGGCAGCGCTGGAGTGACCCTGAGAGCCTTACGAAGAGAGGGGAGGGCGCAGCCTCACCAAAGATGCCGGCTTACTGGCTGAGGTTGTTGCCGGTCGCCGCAGTGATTGCCATCACCTCGCTTGTCGGTGCCCGGGTCGATGCCCCCAGCGATCAAATCGAAGTTTCCTACGCGTTGCCGGCGCCGCTTGATGGATGGGTCGAGGGTGACCTTTCCACTTTGGCATACCGCCCACACTACAGTGGTTTCCGCGCTCAGAAAGAGTCCGCCTATCGTGACGCTGAGGGAGGCATGGTAATGCTGTACTCGGCGTTGTTTGCCGACCAGCGTGAAGGCGCAGAGATGGTTGCCTGGGGGAACGGGCTTGTTTCACCCGGCAACAATCGACTGAATGTGATCTCCATGCGTGGCTTGATTACACCTTTCGGGGTGCTGAACAATGCACAGATCATCGGTGAGGGAGAGCGCGTATTGGTTGCTCACTGGTATATCGTGAATGACAAAGTGGTCACGCGTGACTGGGAGCTCAAGCTCCGACTTGCAGGGGATCGCCTGCTCGGGCGGCCGGATGCCACCATGGTTTTTGTACTTGCCACGCCCGCCTCTGACGAGGAGGAGGGCGTTCGCCGGCTGAGGGCATTCGTCAGCACGTATGGTGAGTCACTTAAGCGCGTGTTTGCCAATGTGGAGACAAAGGTCGCTGATGGTCGATGA
- a CDS encoding TIGR03088 family PEP-CTERM/XrtA system glycosyltransferase has translation MVDERPLVMHLVFSFDVGGLENGIVNLINRMDPALFRHMVVALSHCSPGFCSRVQRDDVEFISLEKAPGHGVKLYPKLYSLFKQYRPSIVHSRNLAALEAVVPARAAGVPVRIHGEHGWDVSDPGGTRVRYRLMRRLYRPFVSHYVALSAHLADYLVEHVHVPESRLTRICNGVDTTRFHAATEGRELLEGSPFNASDLTVVGTVGRLQAVKDQVTLVRAFALSRSLAGAASDKLRLCIAGDGPLRREVEEEIVRAGVGSQVWLAGTRGDVPDVMRGLDLFVLPSRAEGISNTILEAMATGLAVIATNVGGNAELVLPGETGALVPAGDPAAMSEAIAQYAADGALRREHGLAGRLRVESEFSLDGMVERYASLYQSQLEAACARRAAV, from the coding sequence ATGGTCGATGAACGTCCCTTGGTAATGCATCTGGTGTTCAGCTTCGATGTGGGCGGACTGGAGAACGGCATCGTCAACCTGATCAACCGCATGGATCCTGCGCTTTTTCGTCACATGGTCGTTGCGCTTTCACATTGTTCGCCTGGCTTCTGCAGCAGGGTCCAGCGAGATGATGTCGAGTTCATCTCGCTGGAGAAGGCGCCGGGACATGGGGTCAAGCTCTATCCAAAGCTCTACAGTCTGTTCAAGCAGTACCGGCCGTCGATCGTGCACTCGCGGAATCTTGCGGCGCTTGAGGCTGTCGTGCCTGCGCGTGCGGCAGGTGTTCCTGTCCGGATACACGGAGAGCACGGCTGGGACGTGTCGGACCCAGGTGGGACCCGGGTGCGTTACCGTTTGATGCGCCGTCTGTACCGGCCATTCGTCAGTCACTATGTCGCGCTCTCGGCTCATCTTGCGGATTATCTTGTTGAGCATGTGCACGTGCCTGAGTCCCGGCTGACCCGGATCTGCAATGGTGTGGACACCACACGCTTTCACGCAGCGACGGAGGGCAGGGAGTTGCTTGAGGGCTCCCCTTTCAATGCCTCGGATCTCACCGTTGTAGGTACTGTTGGTCGCTTGCAGGCGGTGAAGGATCAGGTCACCCTTGTGCGCGCCTTTGCGCTAAGTCGCTCGTTAGCTGGTGCGGCGAGCGACAAATTGCGCTTATGCATTGCCGGGGACGGACCGCTGCGAAGAGAGGTCGAGGAAGAGATCGTGCGAGCAGGCGTGGGGAGTCAGGTCTGGCTGGCAGGGACGCGAGGCGATGTGCCAGATGTCATGAGGGGGCTTGATCTGTTTGTGCTACCTTCGCGTGCCGAAGGAATCTCCAATACCATACTTGAAGCCATGGCCACCGGTCTGGCGGTGATTGCAACCAATGTGGGGGGCAATGCCGAACTGGTGCTGCCGGGTGAGACTGGGGCGCTGGTGCCTGCGGGAGATCCTGCAGCGATGTCCGAGGCCATTGCACAGTACGCGGCGGACGGCGCACTGCGGCGTGAGCATGGTCTGGCAGGACGTCTGCGCGTTGAATCTGAGTTCAGTCTTGACGGCATGGTGGAGCGGTATGCATCGCTCTATCAGTCTCAGCTTGAGGCAGCTTGTGCGCGTCGCGCGGCTGTCTGA
- a CDS encoding XrtA/PEP-CTERM system amidotransferase, which translates to MCGIAGLFDIRGKRDFDRTLMQQMNDIQYHRGPDEGDLYLEPGVALGHRRLSIIDLASGQQPLFNEDGSVAVVFNGEIYNYQELVPELESLGHVFHTRSDTEVIVHAWEAWGEDCVQRFRGMFAFGLWDRNHQCFFMARDRLGVKPLHYAILDDGTLVFGSELKVLMQHPGLDRSIDPHAVEEYFALGYVAEPRTIFKGARKLQPAESLCIRRGQPVPAPKVYWDVRFSLDNPLSLEEASLELTERLRESVRLRMISEVPLGAFLSGGVDSSAVVATMAGLSNEPVNTCSIAFDDPAFNESAFAKMVADRYHTNHHVETVKSDDFDLIDTLAALYDEPYADSSAIPTYRVCQLARKHVTVALSGDGGDESMGGYRRYRMHMMEEKMRAAMPHGVRKPVFGLLGRMYPKADWAPRVFRAKTTFQALARDSVQAYFHSVSILRDEMRASLFSTDFQRKLGGYNAIEVFRRHADAAQTDDPLALIQYIDTKTYLVGDINTKVDRASMAHSLEVREPLMDHKLVEWLGSLPSGLKIKGQEGKYVFKKAMEPLLPNDVLYRPKMGFSVPLARWFRGPLKQRVRDAVLGDTLAATGIFNRSYLQHLVDAHQSGARDYSASLWTILMFEAFLRNTGIVASGSLATEAVG; encoded by the coding sequence ATGTGCGGAATAGCTGGCCTCTTTGACATCCGCGGCAAACGTGATTTTGATCGTACGCTCATGCAGCAGATGAACGACATTCAGTATCACCGAGGCCCTGACGAGGGAGACCTCTATCTCGAGCCTGGTGTTGCGCTCGGCCACCGTCGTCTGTCGATCATCGATCTGGCATCTGGTCAGCAGCCACTCTTCAATGAAGATGGCTCGGTCGCGGTCGTGTTTAACGGCGAGATCTACAACTACCAGGAGCTGGTGCCTGAGTTGGAGTCGCTCGGGCATGTGTTTCACACCCGCAGCGATACTGAAGTCATCGTTCATGCCTGGGAGGCGTGGGGCGAGGACTGCGTGCAGCGCTTTCGTGGCATGTTTGCCTTCGGGCTGTGGGACCGCAACCATCAGTGCTTCTTCATGGCGCGCGATCGCCTTGGGGTAAAGCCGCTCCACTACGCGATTCTGGATGATGGCACTTTGGTGTTTGGCTCAGAGCTCAAAGTGCTGATGCAGCATCCGGGGCTCGACCGCAGCATCGACCCGCATGCCGTCGAGGAATATTTTGCGCTCGGATATGTGGCCGAGCCGCGCACGATCTTCAAGGGTGCCCGCAAGCTGCAACCGGCTGAAAGCCTGTGCATCCGGCGTGGTCAGCCCGTTCCTGCGCCCAAGGTTTACTGGGATGTCCGTTTCTCGCTCGACAATCCTTTATCCCTTGAGGAAGCCAGTCTCGAACTCACCGAGCGCCTGCGTGAGTCCGTGCGGCTGCGCATGATTTCCGAGGTACCGCTTGGCGCCTTTCTCTCGGGTGGCGTCGACTCCAGCGCGGTTGTCGCAACCATGGCCGGGTTGTCGAACGAGCCCGTCAATACCTGTTCGATTGCCTTCGACGATCCGGCATTCAACGAGTCCGCCTTCGCAAAAATGGTCGCGGACCGATATCACACCAATCACCACGTTGAAACTGTGAAGTCGGACGATTTCGATCTGATAGATACCTTGGCAGCGCTCTATGATGAGCCCTATGCCGACAGCTCGGCCATCCCGACTTACCGGGTATGTCAGCTTGCACGTAAGCACGTTACGGTGGCGCTTTCCGGTGACGGCGGCGACGAGAGCATGGGCGGTTATCGCCGCTACCGCATGCACATGATGGAAGAAAAAATGCGCGCGGCGATGCCTCACGGCGTGCGCAAACCGGTGTTCGGACTGCTGGGGCGGATGTATCCCAAGGCTGATTGGGCTCCGAGGGTGTTTCGTGCCAAGACGACCTTTCAGGCGCTGGCGCGTGACTCGGTGCAGGCATACTTCCATTCCGTCTCGATCCTGCGGGATGAGATGCGCGCGAGCCTGTTTTCGACGGATTTTCAGCGAAAACTGGGTGGTTACAATGCGATAGAGGTCTTTCGTCGCCACGCCGATGCCGCGCAAACTGACGACCCGCTGGCACTTATCCAGTACATCGACACCAAAACGTATCTTGTAGGTGATATCAATACCAAGGTCGACCGCGCGAGCATGGCGCATTCACTCGAAGTGCGCGAACCCTTGATGGATCACAAGCTGGTCGAGTGGCTCGGGTCATTGCCTTCCGGTCTCAAGATCAAAGGGCAGGAGGGTAAGTACGTGTTCAAGAAGGCGATGGAGCCGCTGTTGCCCAATGATGTGCTCTATCGACCAAAGATGGGTTTTTCGGTACCGCTGGCGCGGTGGTTCAGAGGCCCGCTGAAACAGCGCGTGCGGGATGCGGTGCTTGGTGACACGCTTGCCGCCACCGGCATCTTCAATCGCAGCTACCTGCAGCATCTTGTTGACGCACATCAGTCTGGCGCGCGTGACTACAGTGCATCGCTGTGGACGATCCTGATGTTCGAAGCTTTCTTGCGGAATACGGGCATTGTCGCCTCCGGCTCACTCGCGACCGAAGCAGTGGGTTGA
- a CDS encoding TIGR04063 family PEP-CTERM/XrtA system glycosyltransferase, whose amino-acid sequence MRILHILDHSLPLHSGYTFRTAAILREQHALGWETFHLTTPKQGQTTAAEEEADGLRFYRTAAPEGAGLVVQMRLTAARIDELVGALRPDLIHAHSPVLNALPSLWVGRQRQLPVVYEMRASWEDAAVDHGTTTEGSLRYRVSRALESFALRRASHVTTICEGLRGDIMARGLAPEAITVIPNAVDADAFQFGAEADPSLRAELGLEGKTVLGFAGSFYGYEGLDLLVSALASLVERYPDIRLLLVGGGVQEQALREQAAREGVADRVIFTGRVPHNRVQKYYELIDVLAYPRLPIRLTELVTPLKPLEAMAQGRMFVASDVGGHRELVKHGETGFLFKAGSVEALAESIAHLLDHRDVWPAVRAQARAFVERERTWANSVARYREVYRKALATRGRESVLAEVK is encoded by the coding sequence ATGCGCATCCTTCACATTCTCGATCACTCGCTTCCACTGCATAGTGGATATACCTTTCGCACGGCCGCCATCCTGCGCGAACAGCATGCGCTCGGCTGGGAGACGTTTCATCTCACGACGCCGAAGCAGGGGCAAACCACGGCTGCTGAGGAAGAGGCCGACGGGCTGCGGTTTTACAGAACAGCGGCGCCCGAAGGCGCCGGACTCGTGGTCCAGATGCGACTTACCGCAGCGCGTATCGACGAACTCGTGGGCGCGCTTCGCCCGGACCTCATTCACGCCCATTCTCCGGTGCTCAATGCCCTGCCCAGCCTTTGGGTCGGGCGGCAGCGACAATTGCCGGTCGTGTACGAAATGCGCGCTTCGTGGGAAGACGCAGCGGTGGACCATGGCACGACTACGGAGGGTAGCCTGCGCTATCGCGTCTCGCGGGCGCTGGAGAGTTTCGCGCTGCGCCGCGCCAGCCATGTCACCACCATCTGCGAGGGCTTGCGTGGCGACATCATGGCCCGAGGGCTGGCGCCGGAAGCCATCACTGTCATCCCCAATGCCGTCGATGCCGACGCCTTCCAGTTTGGCGCTGAAGCAGATCCATCTCTGCGCGCCGAACTCGGGCTTGAAGGGAAAACCGTACTCGGTTTTGCGGGCTCGTTTTACGGCTACGAAGGGCTTGATCTGCTGGTTTCCGCACTTGCCAGCCTGGTTGAGCGATATCCGGACATCCGCTTGCTGCTGGTCGGTGGTGGTGTACAGGAGCAGGCCCTGCGCGAGCAGGCAGCGCGTGAAGGCGTGGCCGATCGCGTCATCTTCACCGGACGGGTGCCGCATAACCGCGTGCAGAAATACTACGAGCTCATCGACGTTCTCGCGTATCCACGCCTGCCGATTCGGCTCACGGAGCTGGTAACGCCGCTCAAGCCGCTGGAGGCGATGGCGCAGGGACGGATGTTTGTCGCCTCAGACGTCGGTGGTCATCGTGAGCTGGTGAAGCACGGTGAAACCGGCTTCCTGTTCAAGGCCGGCAGCGTCGAGGCGTTGGCGGAGTCGATTGCGCACTTGCTCGATCATCGGGATGTGTGGCCCGCTGTTCGTGCCCAGGCGCGCGCCTTTGTCGAACGCGAGCGGACCTGGGCCAACAGTGTGGCGCGGTATCGCGAGGTTTACCGCAAGGCGTTGGCAACGCGTGGCCGCGAGTCTGTACTTGCCGAGGTGAAATAG
- the asnB gene encoding asparagine synthase (glutamine-hydrolyzing): MCGIHGFYRFDGERVDPAQLTAMGDVTRHRGPDDEGQHIDRNGRCGIAMRRLSIIDLAGGHQPISNADDTLWVVCNGEIYNFRELRAELQDRGYRFKTGSDSEVLLHLYDEMGDDFVHRLDGMFNFALWDARRKRLLIGRDHLGVKPLYVHQSATVLGFATEAKALLQLPGMRTELNRDVLGDYLHLGYVPAPHSMFSGIRKLPPATLLAVENGEVREWRYWRLPATIDRSVSEAEWVDRIRSGMESAVHRQMVSDVPIGAFLSGGVDSSAVVAYMAKHSSHPIRTYAIGFEGGEAEQLYNELPYARQVARLFGTEHREIVVKPDVVGLLPKLLWHMDEPVSDSAFITTFLVSEFARQDVKVILSGVGGDELFGGYRRYLGGHYVRKLERLPRWSRRLMSRAAELMPSDRHSKVLNTLRLARGFLASAELSPDERYRHYLQVLDHETVSALTGGRNGSSDALAAAFAAAGDEDALNRMFAVDAETQLPDDLLMLTDKMSMAVSLECRVPLLDRELVELAAAIPESLKVKNGRLKHLMKDALSDVLPPDILDRKKRGFGTPMGAWLKRELAPVLRRLLATDVVRDRGLFDPAVVSRLMADHESARIDGTDALLALMNLEIWSRLYLDGHSVDDVTAELKSHLA, encoded by the coding sequence ATGTGCGGCATTCACGGTTTCTATCGTTTTGACGGTGAGCGCGTCGATCCTGCCCAACTCACGGCCATGGGGGACGTTACCCGCCATCGTGGCCCCGATGACGAAGGACAGCATATCGACCGCAATGGGCGCTGTGGCATTGCCATGCGACGCCTGTCCATCATCGATCTTGCCGGCGGGCACCAACCGATCTCCAATGCGGATGACACGCTTTGGGTCGTGTGCAATGGCGAGATCTACAATTTCCGCGAGCTCCGTGCCGAACTGCAGGACCGCGGCTATCGCTTCAAGACCGGGTCGGATAGCGAAGTGTTGCTGCATCTCTATGACGAGATGGGGGACGACTTCGTTCATCGGCTCGATGGCATGTTCAACTTCGCGCTGTGGGATGCCCGTCGCAAGCGTTTGCTGATCGGACGTGACCATCTCGGCGTAAAGCCGCTCTACGTTCATCAGTCTGCGACCGTGCTGGGTTTCGCTACCGAGGCCAAGGCCCTGCTGCAGTTGCCGGGCATGCGTACCGAACTCAATCGCGATGTGCTCGGCGATTACCTGCACCTGGGTTACGTGCCTGCGCCGCACTCGATGTTCAGCGGCATCCGCAAGCTGCCGCCGGCCACCTTGCTGGCGGTGGAGAACGGTGAGGTGCGCGAGTGGCGTTACTGGCGCCTGCCCGCGACGATCGATCGCAGCGTCTCCGAGGCCGAGTGGGTGGATCGCATCCGAAGCGGAATGGAGTCTGCGGTACATCGGCAGATGGTCAGCGATGTGCCAATCGGCGCGTTTCTGTCAGGCGGCGTCGATTCCAGCGCGGTGGTTGCCTATATGGCCAAGCATTCCTCGCACCCGATCCGAACTTATGCGATTGGCTTCGAGGGCGGTGAGGCTGAGCAGCTCTACAACGAGCTGCCCTATGCCCGTCAGGTGGCAAGGCTCTTTGGTACCGAGCACCGCGAGATCGTCGTTAAGCCGGATGTGGTCGGTCTGCTGCCAAAGCTGCTGTGGCACATGGATGAACCGGTCTCCGATTCCGCGTTCATCACCACCTTTCTGGTGTCTGAGTTTGCCCGTCAGGACGTCAAGGTGATTCTTTCGGGGGTTGGCGGCGACGAACTGTTCGGCGGCTACCGACGCTATCTTGGTGGTCACTATGTGCGCAAACTGGAACGCTTGCCGCGCTGGTCGAGAAGGCTGATGTCGCGTGCAGCCGAGCTCATGCCCAGTGACCGTCATTCGAAGGTGCTGAATACCCTGCGTCTGGCCCGGGGCTTTCTCGCCTCGGCCGAGCTTTCGCCGGATGAGCGTTACCGTCACTACCTGCAGGTGCTCGACCACGAGACTGTGTCGGCGCTGACCGGCGGTCGCAACGGGTCCAGCGATGCACTCGCTGCTGCGTTCGCTGCTGCAGGTGACGAGGATGCACTCAACCGGATGTTTGCAGTCGACGCCGAAACCCAGTTGCCTGACGATCTGTTGATGCTTACAGACAAGATGAGCATGGCTGTATCGCTCGAATGCCGCGTGCCGCTGCTCGATCGCGAGCTGGTTGAGTTGGCAGCAGCCATCCCCGAGTCCCTGAAGGTAAAGAACGGCCGTCTCAAGCATCTGATGAAGGATGCGCTCTCCGATGTGCTGCCGCCGGACATTCTCGACCGCAAGAAGCGGGGCTTCGGCACGCCGATGGGAGCCTGGCTCAAGCGTGAGCTTGCCCCAGTGCTGCGCAGGCTGCTCGCAACCGATGTCGTGAGAGACCGTGGCTTGTTCGATCCTGCGGTGGTGTCCCGCCTCATGGCCGATCATGAGTCTGCCCGTATCGATGGCACCGACGCGCTGCTTGCCCTGATGAACCTGGAAATCTGGAGTCGTCTCTACCTTGATGGTCATTCGGTTGATGACGTCACGGCAGAGCTCAAAAGCCATCTCGCATGA